A portion of the Aquicoccus sp. G2-2 genome contains these proteins:
- the tagH gene encoding type VI secretion system-associated FHA domain protein TagH codes for MTLRLILESSPQPQQEQERSFVGGTFVIGRGDDVDWQLVDPEMFVSRRHCIISDSSGEITVTDASSGGLYLDNASSPLGTGNTVALGAGMRLRLGDFVVRVEEDVAAQSAPQQSRAKPDGFAFGDAPMPDAPRERPSELPQPFDPRAKSNAGALSFGENGDAAPLKPAEWENPLGLDLRKGGATPQKAPDEPKGDLGGSKYFSGFDASPAPEPAAVSEQPQAPVDPPPAPAPAAPLNTAPPVPAAVPDNRLRAAFFRGAGLDPSRIQSADPEAEMEALGARMRELVDGLMMLLRSRAEEKGRARVAQTIIANEDVNPLKFLATSEDALTALLEPHRKGYLPPDQAVNWAYRDLADHQMRTWRALQAALRRMIDRFDPEEIEKEVADLGLLEKLIAGGKSAKLWDLYQDHYRDLAQSAEEQFLGEVGADFRDAYENRKE; via the coding sequence ATGACCCTTCGCCTGATCCTTGAATCTTCGCCCCAACCACAGCAAGAGCAGGAACGCAGCTTCGTCGGCGGCACTTTCGTCATCGGTCGTGGCGATGACGTCGATTGGCAGCTTGTCGATCCCGAAATGTTCGTCTCTCGCCGCCACTGTATTATTTCCGACAGCTCTGGTGAAATTACCGTGACGGATGCTTCCTCTGGCGGCCTTTATCTCGACAATGCATCAAGCCCGCTCGGCACCGGCAATACCGTGGCACTGGGGGCGGGTATGCGGTTGCGGCTGGGTGATTTCGTTGTGCGCGTCGAAGAGGATGTTGCCGCTCAATCAGCCCCGCAACAGAGCAGGGCAAAGCCTGACGGATTCGCATTTGGTGATGCGCCCATGCCAGACGCCCCCCGTGAGCGGCCCTCGGAATTGCCTCAACCGTTCGACCCGCGCGCCAAATCGAATGCCGGTGCCTTGTCTTTTGGTGAGAACGGCGATGCCGCGCCGCTCAAGCCTGCTGAATGGGAAAACCCGCTCGGTCTTGATTTACGCAAAGGTGGTGCTACCCCGCAAAAAGCGCCGGATGAACCGAAAGGTGACCTTGGCGGCTCGAAATATTTCTCAGGTTTTGATGCATCTCCTGCACCCGAACCTGCGGCGGTGAGCGAACAACCCCAAGCTCCCGTGGACCCACCACCAGCACCCGCGCCCGCCGCCCCGCTCAACACGGCGCCGCCCGTTCCTGCGGCCGTGCCGGACAACCGCCTGCGCGCCGCTTTCTTCCGTGGTGCGGGGCTTGACCCGTCGCGGATTCAAAGCGCCGATCCAGAGGCGGAGATGGAGGCGCTGGGCGCGCGGATGCGAGAGCTTGTCGATGGGCTGATGATGCTCCTGCGCTCCCGCGCCGAAGAGAAGGGCCGCGCCCGCGTAGCGCAAACCATTATCGCCAATGAGGATGTGAACCCGCTGAAATTTCTTGCCACCTCGGAAGACGCGCTTACCGCTCTGCTTGAACCGCATCGCAAGGGCTATCTGCCACCTGATCAAGCGGTAAACTGGGCCTACCGTGATCTTGCCGATCATCAGATGCGCACATGGCGCGCGCTTCAGGCCGCCTTACGCCGGATGATTGACCGCTTTGACCCAGAAGAAATTGAGAAGGAAGTCGCCGATCTCGGCCTGCTGGAAAAGCTCATCGCCGGAGGGAAAAGCGCCAAGCTTTGGGATTTATACCAAGACCATTACCGCGATCTCGCACAATCCGCCGAAGAGCAGTTCCTTGGTGAAGTCGGAGCGGATTTCCGGGACGCATATGAAAACCGAAAGGAGTAG
- the tssK gene encoding type VI secretion system baseplate subunit TssK, with product MADKNKVVWSEGLFLRTQHFQQQDRHSEWLARRALRSTPLQSFGFTHLKLDETALDAGLVGIEAAVGAFPDGSFFSIPEGSAEIPPVPVTASTEAGAVCLAIPAERPGAALIDPAHADPSGTRYRGELITVRDEIRKGSEETEIEIARLAPRLMLPGEDATGFSVLPLAHVTGLNAEGGVVTTPGFLPPALMISAVPWYSRFLRELLTGTDHICEAHSGMVLGGAGASMENLLILEAANAARPRLAHLSAQNDVHPSELFLHLAGLAGQFATYGSSARRFADLPAYDHADPGPAFGALADELRSLVLSLSHVEPKSRALPVNRHSENVWTVRIDNPEILAKNRIVLRVGGQMSEEMLRKLFVQQATLGAPDEFDALWKSKLTGIPLKPLHSQPREIPYDGDRLCLELDRNSEHWAALANAQGFVVGVAGKLDPEPEIDCYAVSR from the coding sequence ATGGCAGACAAAAACAAGGTGGTCTGGTCGGAGGGGCTTTTCCTTCGCACCCAGCATTTTCAGCAGCAAGACCGCCACAGCGAGTGGCTCGCTCGCCGCGCTTTGCGTTCGACGCCGCTGCAAAGTTTTGGCTTCACGCATCTGAAGCTTGATGAAACGGCACTGGACGCCGGGCTCGTCGGAATCGAGGCCGCTGTCGGCGCGTTCCCTGATGGCAGCTTCTTTTCGATTCCCGAAGGGAGTGCTGAAATTCCGCCTGTGCCGGTCACAGCCAGCACCGAAGCAGGCGCCGTCTGTCTTGCTATTCCGGCCGAGCGCCCCGGCGCCGCCCTGATCGACCCTGCCCATGCCGATCCTTCCGGCACGCGCTACCGCGGTGAGTTGATCACCGTGCGCGATGAGATTCGCAAAGGTTCTGAAGAGACCGAAATCGAGATTGCCAGACTCGCCCCTCGCCTGATGCTGCCCGGCGAAGATGCGACCGGCTTCTCGGTTCTGCCGCTTGCTCATGTTACCGGGCTTAATGCCGAAGGTGGCGTCGTCACCACGCCGGGCTTCCTGCCCCCAGCGCTGATGATTTCCGCTGTGCCGTGGTATAGCCGGTTCCTGCGCGAGTTGCTGACGGGAACCGATCATATCTGCGAGGCTCATTCCGGCATGGTGCTCGGCGGTGCCGGGGCGTCGATGGAAAACCTATTGATACTTGAAGCCGCCAATGCGGCCCGCCCGCGTCTTGCGCATCTCTCCGCGCAAAACGATGTCCACCCGTCCGAGCTTTTCCTGCATCTCGCCGGGCTTGCCGGGCAATTTGCCACTTATGGTTCATCCGCGCGGCGCTTTGCCGATCTTCCGGCTTATGACCACGCTGACCCCGGCCCCGCTTTCGGAGCACTTGCCGACGAGTTGCGCTCGCTGGTGCTTTCCCTGTCGCACGTCGAACCAAAATCCCGTGCGTTGCCGGTCAACCGTCATTCCGAAAACGTCTGGACCGTGCGGATCGACAACCCTGAGATCCTCGCCAAAAATCGTATCGTGCTGCGTGTCGGCGGCCAGATGTCGGAAGAGATGTTGCGCAAGCTTTTCGTTCAGCAGGCCACTCTTGGTGCGCCGGACGAATTTGATGCACTTTGGAAATCGAAGTTGACGGGCATACCGTTGAAGCCACTGCATTCGCAGCCGCGTGAAATCCCTTATGATGGTGACAGGCTCTGCCTGGAGTTGGACCGCAACTCGGAGCACTGGGCCGCGCTTGCCAATGCACAGGGCTTTGTTGTGGGCGTGGCAGGCAAGCTGGACCCGGAGCCCGAGATTGATTGCTACGCGGTGAGCCGTTGA
- the tssJ gene encoding type VI secretion system lipoprotein TssJ: MTFDRRTFLVSGSAGLALAGCMGPSSNNLAVSIQGRAGMNPGPDGKDRPVTVSILQMSGSSGFDSADYVSLQSPSSALGAELLKADQIVISGTTPVSRVIPVQAGASVIGIVGGFRSPTGKIVRRKIAAPTKDSGLIINVGPGGISVSTA, translated from the coding sequence ATGACTTTTGACAGAAGAACTTTTCTCGTTTCCGGCTCTGCCGGCCTCGCGCTTGCGGGTTGCATGGGGCCATCGTCCAACAATCTGGCTGTTTCGATTCAGGGCCGCGCCGGGATGAACCCCGGCCCCGATGGCAAGGACCGCCCGGTTACCGTTTCAATTCTGCAAATGTCGGGGTCGTCGGGGTTTGATTCCGCCGATTATGTTTCCTTGCAAAGCCCGTCTTCGGCGCTGGGTGCGGAGCTTCTGAAAGCCGATCAAATCGTAATTTCCGGCACCACGCCTGTCTCGCGTGTTATTCCGGTGCAGGCGGGTGCTTCGGTTATCGGCATTGTTGGCGGCTTTCGCTCACCAACCGGCAAAATCGTGCGCCGCAAAATTGCCGCGCCAACCAAGGATTCCGGCCTTATCATTAATGTCGGGCCGGGTGGCATCTCGGTGTCCACCGCCTGA